In one Oryzias latipes chromosome 13, ASM223467v1 genomic region, the following are encoded:
- the picalm gene encoding phosphatidylinositol-binding clathrin assembly protein isoform X5, whose product MSGQSITDRITAAQHSVTGSAVSKTVCKATTHEIMGPKKKHLDYLIHCTNEMNVNIPQLADSLFERTTNTSWVVVFKSLITTHHLMVYGNERFVQYLASRNTLFNLSNFLDKSGLQGYDMSTFIRRYSRYLNEKAVSYRQVAFDFTKVKRGVDGVMRTMNTEKLLKTIPIIQNQMDALLDFNVNANELTNGVINAAFMLLFKDSIRLFAAYNEGIINLLEKYFDMKKTQCKEGLDIYKKFLTRMTRISEFLKVAEQVGIDRGDIPDLSQFTVCAPSSLLEALEQHLASLEGKKVKDSTAASRASTLSNAVSSLASTGMSFTKVDEREKQAALEEEQARLKALKEQRLKELSKRPSFSTTDTSPISTTGGTISTAPAIDLFSTPSCSNGAVKMENDLFDLQSTFQPSMHSGATGLPAATAWADPFTSAEAGDDSMPNLNPFLSKLVVDATHLPVVSSDGVSFSSRTSAHEMFGDRYNPFIDTNSSVSTNYKRTVRIEHSISDSFCGPVSVAQHLPHQNPFPTEPSTVAGLFRGYSAPQAPPQQPAGALQVDFESVFGNKASGSSSLNSDDITGGILKPTLAGSNLASNQLPEKLVSDDLDSSLANLVGNLGIGNGTMKNDIHWSQPGEKRMTGGTNWQPKAAPTTTWNPVSMAPSIMAFPATTPTGMMGYSMPPQMSTMGMMNPPTMMYTQPVMRPPNPFGSVSSAQMQFM is encoded by the exons ATGTCGGGACAGAGTATTACGGACCGGATAACTGCCGCCCAGCACAGTGTAACGGGATCCGCTGTGTCGAAAACAGTTTGCAAGGCAACCACGCACGAAATTATGGGGCCGAAAAAGAAACACTTGGATT atttgaTCCATTGCACCAATGAGATGAACGTGAATATTCCCCAACTGGCTGACTCGCTGTTTGAGAGGACCACCAACACCAGCTGGGTTGTAGTGTTCAAGTCCCTTATCACTACACACCACCTCATGGTCTATGGCAACGAG CGCTTCGTCCAATACTTGGCTTCAAGGAATACACTCTTCAACCTCAGTAATTTTTTGGACAAAAGCGGGTTACAAG GTTATGACATGTCCACGTTTATCAGGAGATATAGTCGTTACCTAAACGAGAAAGCTGTGTCATACAGACAGGTTGCCTTTGACTTCACAAAAGTTAAGCGTGG TGTGGACGGTGTAATGAGGACCATGAACACAGAGAAGCTGCTCAAGACTATTCCTATTATCCAGAACCAGATGGATGCTCTTCTCGATTTTAAT GTCAATGCCAATGAGCTGACTAACGGGGTCATCAATGCCGCTTTCATGCTCCTCTTCAAAGACTCCATCAGGCTTTTTGCTGCTTATAATGAAGGGATTATCAACCTGCTCG AGAAATATTTTGACATGAAGAAGACTCAGTGTAAAGAAGGTTTGGACATTTACAAGAAGTTTCTTACCCGAATGACCCGGATATCTGAGTTTCTAAAAGTAGCAGAG CAGGTGGGAATTGATCGAGGTGACATTCCAGACCTTTCACAG TTCACAGTTTGT GCACCCAGCAGCCTTCTTGAAGCTCTGGAGCAACATTTGGCCTCTCTAGAAGGCAAAAAAGTCAAAGACTCCACTGCAGCCAGCAG ggcCAGCACTCTGTCAAATGCTGTGTCATCACTGGCCAGCACAGGGATGTCTTTCACTAAAGTGGATGAGCGGGAGAAGCAGGCAGCTCTCGAAGAGGAACAGGCTCGACTCAAAGCACTCAAG GAGCAGAGACTCAAAGAGCTCTCCAAGAGGCCATCTTTTTCCACCACAGACACATCCCCAATCTCCACCACTGGAGGCACCATCAGCACAGCTCCTGCCATCGACCTCTTCTCCACACCCAGCTGCTCCAACGG CGCAGTGAAGATGGAGAACGACCTCTTTGACCTGCAGTCCACCTTCCAGCCCTCCATGCACTCGGGCGCCACAGGGCTTCCAGCAGCTACAGCATGGGCAG ATCCTTTCACATCTGCCGAAGCCGGAGATGATTCCATGCCAAACCTTAACCCTTTCCTCTCAAAACTCGTTGTCGATGCCACTCACTTACCTGTCGTGTCTTCAGACGGTGTTAGCTTTTCCTCTAGGACATCTGCTCATGAAATGTTTGGTG ATCGTTACAATCCCTTTATTGACACAAACTCATCAGTTTCAACCAATTACAAACGCACTGTGCGGATAGAACACTCCATCTCAG ACTCCTTCTGTGGTCCAGTGTCAGTTGCCCAGCACCTCCCTCATCAGAACCCCTTTCCTACTGAGCCCTCTACTGTAGCAGGTCTATTCAGAG GATACTCGGCGCCACAGGCCCCTCCGCAGCAGCCGGCAGGTGCACTCCAGGTGGACTTTGAGTCCGTTTTTGGAAATAAGGCCAGCGGGAGCAGTAGCCTCAACTCGGATG ATATTACTGGAGGCATCCTGAAACCGACTCTTGCTGGCTCCAACCTGGCGTCCAATCAGCTGCCTGAGAAGCTGGTGTCTGACGACCTTGACTCTTCCCTGGCAAACCTTGTTGGCA ACTTGGGCATCGGAAACGGCACAATGAAGAA TGACATCCACTGGAGCCAGCCAGGGGAGAAGAGGATGACCGGCGGCACCAACTGGCAGCCCAAAGCGGCACCGACCACGACCTGGAACCCTGTCTCCATG GCTCCATCAATCATGGCATTCCCTGCCACCACACCCACAGGCATGATGGGATACAGCATG CCTCCACAAATGAGCACGATGGGGATGATGAATCCTCCCACTATGATGTACACCCAGCCCGTCATGAGGCCACCCAACCCCTTTGGCTCTGTGTCCAGCGCTCAG atgcAGTTCATGTAA
- the picalm gene encoding phosphatidylinositol-binding clathrin assembly protein isoform X2, translated as MSGQSITDRITAAQHSVTGSAVSKTVCKATTHEIMGPKKKHLDYLIHCTNEMNVNIPQLADSLFERTTNTSWVVVFKSLITTHHLMVYGNERFVQYLASRNTLFNLSNFLDKSGLQGYDMSTFIRRYSRYLNEKAVSYRQVAFDFTKVKRGVDGVMRTMNTEKLLKTIPIIQNQMDALLDFNVNANELTNGVINAAFMLLFKDSIRLFAAYNEGIINLLEKYFDMKKTQCKEGLDIYKKFLTRMTRISEFLKVAEQVGIDRGDIPDLSQFTVCAPSSLLEALEQHLASLEGKKVKDSTAASRASTLSNAVSSLASTGMSFTKVDEREKQAALEEEQARLKALKRLKELSKRPSFSTTDTSPISTTGGTISTAPAIDLFSTPSCSNGAVKMENDLFDLQSTFQPSMHSGATGLPAATAWADPFTSAEAGDDSMPNLNPFLSKLVVDATHLPVVSSDGVSFSSRTSAHEMFGDRYNPFIDTNSSVSTNYKRTVRIEHSISDSFCGPVSVAQHLPHQNPFPTEPSTVAGLFRGYSAPQAPPQQPAGALQVDFESVFGNKASGSSSLNSDDITGGILKPTLAGSNLASNQLPEKLVSDDLDSSLANLVGNLGIGNGTMKNDIHWSQPGEKRMTGGTNWQPKAAPTTTWNPVSMAPSIMAFPATTPTGMMGYSMPPQMSTMGMMNPPTMMYTQPVMRPPNPFGSVSSAQPSAASSPSSQSPLRAPGQDPFAHLSLKDFL; from the exons ATGTCGGGACAGAGTATTACGGACCGGATAACTGCCGCCCAGCACAGTGTAACGGGATCCGCTGTGTCGAAAACAGTTTGCAAGGCAACCACGCACGAAATTATGGGGCCGAAAAAGAAACACTTGGATT atttgaTCCATTGCACCAATGAGATGAACGTGAATATTCCCCAACTGGCTGACTCGCTGTTTGAGAGGACCACCAACACCAGCTGGGTTGTAGTGTTCAAGTCCCTTATCACTACACACCACCTCATGGTCTATGGCAACGAG CGCTTCGTCCAATACTTGGCTTCAAGGAATACACTCTTCAACCTCAGTAATTTTTTGGACAAAAGCGGGTTACAAG GTTATGACATGTCCACGTTTATCAGGAGATATAGTCGTTACCTAAACGAGAAAGCTGTGTCATACAGACAGGTTGCCTTTGACTTCACAAAAGTTAAGCGTGG TGTGGACGGTGTAATGAGGACCATGAACACAGAGAAGCTGCTCAAGACTATTCCTATTATCCAGAACCAGATGGATGCTCTTCTCGATTTTAAT GTCAATGCCAATGAGCTGACTAACGGGGTCATCAATGCCGCTTTCATGCTCCTCTTCAAAGACTCCATCAGGCTTTTTGCTGCTTATAATGAAGGGATTATCAACCTGCTCG AGAAATATTTTGACATGAAGAAGACTCAGTGTAAAGAAGGTTTGGACATTTACAAGAAGTTTCTTACCCGAATGACCCGGATATCTGAGTTTCTAAAAGTAGCAGAG CAGGTGGGAATTGATCGAGGTGACATTCCAGACCTTTCACAG TTCACAGTTTGT GCACCCAGCAGCCTTCTTGAAGCTCTGGAGCAACATTTGGCCTCTCTAGAAGGCAAAAAAGTCAAAGACTCCACTGCAGCCAGCAG ggcCAGCACTCTGTCAAATGCTGTGTCATCACTGGCCAGCACAGGGATGTCTTTCACTAAAGTGGATGAGCGGGAGAAGCAGGCAGCTCTCGAAGAGGAACAGGCTCGACTCAAAGCACTCAAG AGACTCAAAGAGCTCTCCAAGAGGCCATCTTTTTCCACCACAGACACATCCCCAATCTCCACCACTGGAGGCACCATCAGCACAGCTCCTGCCATCGACCTCTTCTCCACACCCAGCTGCTCCAACGG CGCAGTGAAGATGGAGAACGACCTCTTTGACCTGCAGTCCACCTTCCAGCCCTCCATGCACTCGGGCGCCACAGGGCTTCCAGCAGCTACAGCATGGGCAG ATCCTTTCACATCTGCCGAAGCCGGAGATGATTCCATGCCAAACCTTAACCCTTTCCTCTCAAAACTCGTTGTCGATGCCACTCACTTACCTGTCGTGTCTTCAGACGGTGTTAGCTTTTCCTCTAGGACATCTGCTCATGAAATGTTTGGTG ATCGTTACAATCCCTTTATTGACACAAACTCATCAGTTTCAACCAATTACAAACGCACTGTGCGGATAGAACACTCCATCTCAG ACTCCTTCTGTGGTCCAGTGTCAGTTGCCCAGCACCTCCCTCATCAGAACCCCTTTCCTACTGAGCCCTCTACTGTAGCAGGTCTATTCAGAG GATACTCGGCGCCACAGGCCCCTCCGCAGCAGCCGGCAGGTGCACTCCAGGTGGACTTTGAGTCCGTTTTTGGAAATAAGGCCAGCGGGAGCAGTAGCCTCAACTCGGATG ATATTACTGGAGGCATCCTGAAACCGACTCTTGCTGGCTCCAACCTGGCGTCCAATCAGCTGCCTGAGAAGCTGGTGTCTGACGACCTTGACTCTTCCCTGGCAAACCTTGTTGGCA ACTTGGGCATCGGAAACGGCACAATGAAGAA TGACATCCACTGGAGCCAGCCAGGGGAGAAGAGGATGACCGGCGGCACCAACTGGCAGCCCAAAGCGGCACCGACCACGACCTGGAACCCTGTCTCCATG GCTCCATCAATCATGGCATTCCCTGCCACCACACCCACAGGCATGATGGGATACAGCATG CCTCCACAAATGAGCACGATGGGGATGATGAATCCTCCCACTATGATGTACACCCAGCCCGTCATGAGGCCACCCAACCCCTTTGGCTCTGTGTCCAGCGCTCAG CCCTCTGCAGCCTCTAGTCCTTCCAGCCAGAGTCCTCTCCGAGCCCCTGGACAGGACCCGTTTGCACACCTCTCTCTGAAGGATTTCTTGTAG
- the picalm gene encoding phosphatidylinositol-binding clathrin assembly protein isoform X1 — protein MSGQSITDRITAAQHSVTGSAVSKTVCKATTHEIMGPKKKHLDYLIHCTNEMNVNIPQLADSLFERTTNTSWVVVFKSLITTHHLMVYGNERFVQYLASRNTLFNLSNFLDKSGLQGYDMSTFIRRYSRYLNEKAVSYRQVAFDFTKVKRGVDGVMRTMNTEKLLKTIPIIQNQMDALLDFNVNANELTNGVINAAFMLLFKDSIRLFAAYNEGIINLLEKYFDMKKTQCKEGLDIYKKFLTRMTRISEFLKVAEQVGIDRGDIPDLSQFTVCAPSSLLEALEQHLASLEGKKVKDSTAASRASTLSNAVSSLASTGMSFTKVDEREKQAALEEEQARLKALKEQRLKELSKRPSFSTTDTSPISTTGGTISTAPAIDLFSTPSCSNGAVKMENDLFDLQSTFQPSMHSGATGLPAATAWADPFTSAEAGDDSMPNLNPFLSKLVVDATHLPVVSSDGVSFSSRTSAHEMFGDRYNPFIDTNSSVSTNYKRTVRIEHSISDSFCGPVSVAQHLPHQNPFPTEPSTVAGLFRGYSAPQAPPQQPAGALQVDFESVFGNKASGSSSLNSDDITGGILKPTLAGSNLASNQLPEKLVSDDLDSSLANLVGNLGIGNGTMKNDIHWSQPGEKRMTGGTNWQPKAAPTTTWNPVSMAPSIMAFPATTPTGMMGYSMPPQMSTMGMMNPPTMMYTQPVMRPPNPFGSVSSAQPSAASSPSSQSPLRAPGQDPFAHLSLKDFL, from the exons ATGTCGGGACAGAGTATTACGGACCGGATAACTGCCGCCCAGCACAGTGTAACGGGATCCGCTGTGTCGAAAACAGTTTGCAAGGCAACCACGCACGAAATTATGGGGCCGAAAAAGAAACACTTGGATT atttgaTCCATTGCACCAATGAGATGAACGTGAATATTCCCCAACTGGCTGACTCGCTGTTTGAGAGGACCACCAACACCAGCTGGGTTGTAGTGTTCAAGTCCCTTATCACTACACACCACCTCATGGTCTATGGCAACGAG CGCTTCGTCCAATACTTGGCTTCAAGGAATACACTCTTCAACCTCAGTAATTTTTTGGACAAAAGCGGGTTACAAG GTTATGACATGTCCACGTTTATCAGGAGATATAGTCGTTACCTAAACGAGAAAGCTGTGTCATACAGACAGGTTGCCTTTGACTTCACAAAAGTTAAGCGTGG TGTGGACGGTGTAATGAGGACCATGAACACAGAGAAGCTGCTCAAGACTATTCCTATTATCCAGAACCAGATGGATGCTCTTCTCGATTTTAAT GTCAATGCCAATGAGCTGACTAACGGGGTCATCAATGCCGCTTTCATGCTCCTCTTCAAAGACTCCATCAGGCTTTTTGCTGCTTATAATGAAGGGATTATCAACCTGCTCG AGAAATATTTTGACATGAAGAAGACTCAGTGTAAAGAAGGTTTGGACATTTACAAGAAGTTTCTTACCCGAATGACCCGGATATCTGAGTTTCTAAAAGTAGCAGAG CAGGTGGGAATTGATCGAGGTGACATTCCAGACCTTTCACAG TTCACAGTTTGT GCACCCAGCAGCCTTCTTGAAGCTCTGGAGCAACATTTGGCCTCTCTAGAAGGCAAAAAAGTCAAAGACTCCACTGCAGCCAGCAG ggcCAGCACTCTGTCAAATGCTGTGTCATCACTGGCCAGCACAGGGATGTCTTTCACTAAAGTGGATGAGCGGGAGAAGCAGGCAGCTCTCGAAGAGGAACAGGCTCGACTCAAAGCACTCAAG GAGCAGAGACTCAAAGAGCTCTCCAAGAGGCCATCTTTTTCCACCACAGACACATCCCCAATCTCCACCACTGGAGGCACCATCAGCACAGCTCCTGCCATCGACCTCTTCTCCACACCCAGCTGCTCCAACGG CGCAGTGAAGATGGAGAACGACCTCTTTGACCTGCAGTCCACCTTCCAGCCCTCCATGCACTCGGGCGCCACAGGGCTTCCAGCAGCTACAGCATGGGCAG ATCCTTTCACATCTGCCGAAGCCGGAGATGATTCCATGCCAAACCTTAACCCTTTCCTCTCAAAACTCGTTGTCGATGCCACTCACTTACCTGTCGTGTCTTCAGACGGTGTTAGCTTTTCCTCTAGGACATCTGCTCATGAAATGTTTGGTG ATCGTTACAATCCCTTTATTGACACAAACTCATCAGTTTCAACCAATTACAAACGCACTGTGCGGATAGAACACTCCATCTCAG ACTCCTTCTGTGGTCCAGTGTCAGTTGCCCAGCACCTCCCTCATCAGAACCCCTTTCCTACTGAGCCCTCTACTGTAGCAGGTCTATTCAGAG GATACTCGGCGCCACAGGCCCCTCCGCAGCAGCCGGCAGGTGCACTCCAGGTGGACTTTGAGTCCGTTTTTGGAAATAAGGCCAGCGGGAGCAGTAGCCTCAACTCGGATG ATATTACTGGAGGCATCCTGAAACCGACTCTTGCTGGCTCCAACCTGGCGTCCAATCAGCTGCCTGAGAAGCTGGTGTCTGACGACCTTGACTCTTCCCTGGCAAACCTTGTTGGCA ACTTGGGCATCGGAAACGGCACAATGAAGAA TGACATCCACTGGAGCCAGCCAGGGGAGAAGAGGATGACCGGCGGCACCAACTGGCAGCCCAAAGCGGCACCGACCACGACCTGGAACCCTGTCTCCATG GCTCCATCAATCATGGCATTCCCTGCCACCACACCCACAGGCATGATGGGATACAGCATG CCTCCACAAATGAGCACGATGGGGATGATGAATCCTCCCACTATGATGTACACCCAGCCCGTCATGAGGCCACCCAACCCCTTTGGCTCTGTGTCCAGCGCTCAG CCCTCTGCAGCCTCTAGTCCTTCCAGCCAGAGTCCTCTCCGAGCCCCTGGACAGGACCCGTTTGCACACCTCTCTCTGAAGGATTTCTTGTAG
- the picalm gene encoding phosphatidylinositol-binding clathrin assembly protein isoform X4, whose product MSGQSITDRITAAQHSVTGSAVSKTVCKATTHEIMGPKKKHLDYLIHCTNEMNVNIPQLADSLFERTTNTSWVVVFKSLITTHHLMVYGNERFVQYLASRNTLFNLSNFLDKSGLQGYDMSTFIRRYSRYLNEKAVSYRQVAFDFTKVKRGVDGVMRTMNTEKLLKTIPIIQNQMDALLDFNVNANELTNGVINAAFMLLFKDSIRLFAAYNEGIINLLEKYFDMKKTQCKEGLDIYKKFLTRMTRISEFLKVAEQVGIDRGDIPDLSQAPSSLLEALEQHLASLEGKKVKDSTAASRASTLSNAVSSLASTGMSFTKVDEREKQAALEEEQARLKALKRLKELSKRPSFSTTDTSPISTTGGTISTAPAIDLFSTPSCSNGAVKMENDLFDLQSTFQPSMHSGATGLPAATAWADPFTSAEAGDDSMPNLNPFLSKLVVDATHLPVVSSDGVSFSSRTSAHEMFGDRYNPFIDTNSSVSTNYKRTVRIEHSISDSFCGPVSVAQHLPHQNPFPTEPSTVAGLFRGYSAPQAPPQQPAGALQVDFESVFGNKASGSSSLNSDDITGGILKPTLAGSNLASNQLPEKLVSDDLDSSLANLVGNLGIGNGTMKNDIHWSQPGEKRMTGGTNWQPKAAPTTTWNPVSMAPSIMAFPATTPTGMMGYSMPPQMSTMGMMNPPTMMYTQPVMRPPNPFGSVSSAQPSAASSPSSQSPLRAPGQDPFAHLSLKDFL is encoded by the exons ATGTCGGGACAGAGTATTACGGACCGGATAACTGCCGCCCAGCACAGTGTAACGGGATCCGCTGTGTCGAAAACAGTTTGCAAGGCAACCACGCACGAAATTATGGGGCCGAAAAAGAAACACTTGGATT atttgaTCCATTGCACCAATGAGATGAACGTGAATATTCCCCAACTGGCTGACTCGCTGTTTGAGAGGACCACCAACACCAGCTGGGTTGTAGTGTTCAAGTCCCTTATCACTACACACCACCTCATGGTCTATGGCAACGAG CGCTTCGTCCAATACTTGGCTTCAAGGAATACACTCTTCAACCTCAGTAATTTTTTGGACAAAAGCGGGTTACAAG GTTATGACATGTCCACGTTTATCAGGAGATATAGTCGTTACCTAAACGAGAAAGCTGTGTCATACAGACAGGTTGCCTTTGACTTCACAAAAGTTAAGCGTGG TGTGGACGGTGTAATGAGGACCATGAACACAGAGAAGCTGCTCAAGACTATTCCTATTATCCAGAACCAGATGGATGCTCTTCTCGATTTTAAT GTCAATGCCAATGAGCTGACTAACGGGGTCATCAATGCCGCTTTCATGCTCCTCTTCAAAGACTCCATCAGGCTTTTTGCTGCTTATAATGAAGGGATTATCAACCTGCTCG AGAAATATTTTGACATGAAGAAGACTCAGTGTAAAGAAGGTTTGGACATTTACAAGAAGTTTCTTACCCGAATGACCCGGATATCTGAGTTTCTAAAAGTAGCAGAG CAGGTGGGAATTGATCGAGGTGACATTCCAGACCTTTCACAG GCACCCAGCAGCCTTCTTGAAGCTCTGGAGCAACATTTGGCCTCTCTAGAAGGCAAAAAAGTCAAAGACTCCACTGCAGCCAGCAG ggcCAGCACTCTGTCAAATGCTGTGTCATCACTGGCCAGCACAGGGATGTCTTTCACTAAAGTGGATGAGCGGGAGAAGCAGGCAGCTCTCGAAGAGGAACAGGCTCGACTCAAAGCACTCAAG AGACTCAAAGAGCTCTCCAAGAGGCCATCTTTTTCCACCACAGACACATCCCCAATCTCCACCACTGGAGGCACCATCAGCACAGCTCCTGCCATCGACCTCTTCTCCACACCCAGCTGCTCCAACGG CGCAGTGAAGATGGAGAACGACCTCTTTGACCTGCAGTCCACCTTCCAGCCCTCCATGCACTCGGGCGCCACAGGGCTTCCAGCAGCTACAGCATGGGCAG ATCCTTTCACATCTGCCGAAGCCGGAGATGATTCCATGCCAAACCTTAACCCTTTCCTCTCAAAACTCGTTGTCGATGCCACTCACTTACCTGTCGTGTCTTCAGACGGTGTTAGCTTTTCCTCTAGGACATCTGCTCATGAAATGTTTGGTG ATCGTTACAATCCCTTTATTGACACAAACTCATCAGTTTCAACCAATTACAAACGCACTGTGCGGATAGAACACTCCATCTCAG ACTCCTTCTGTGGTCCAGTGTCAGTTGCCCAGCACCTCCCTCATCAGAACCCCTTTCCTACTGAGCCCTCTACTGTAGCAGGTCTATTCAGAG GATACTCGGCGCCACAGGCCCCTCCGCAGCAGCCGGCAGGTGCACTCCAGGTGGACTTTGAGTCCGTTTTTGGAAATAAGGCCAGCGGGAGCAGTAGCCTCAACTCGGATG ATATTACTGGAGGCATCCTGAAACCGACTCTTGCTGGCTCCAACCTGGCGTCCAATCAGCTGCCTGAGAAGCTGGTGTCTGACGACCTTGACTCTTCCCTGGCAAACCTTGTTGGCA ACTTGGGCATCGGAAACGGCACAATGAAGAA TGACATCCACTGGAGCCAGCCAGGGGAGAAGAGGATGACCGGCGGCACCAACTGGCAGCCCAAAGCGGCACCGACCACGACCTGGAACCCTGTCTCCATG GCTCCATCAATCATGGCATTCCCTGCCACCACACCCACAGGCATGATGGGATACAGCATG CCTCCACAAATGAGCACGATGGGGATGATGAATCCTCCCACTATGATGTACACCCAGCCCGTCATGAGGCCACCCAACCCCTTTGGCTCTGTGTCCAGCGCTCAG CCCTCTGCAGCCTCTAGTCCTTCCAGCCAGAGTCCTCTCCGAGCCCCTGGACAGGACCCGTTTGCACACCTCTCTCTGAAGGATTTCTTGTAG
- the picalm gene encoding phosphatidylinositol-binding clathrin assembly protein isoform X10: protein MSGQSITDRITAAQHSVTGSAVSKTVCKATTHEIMGPKKKHLDYLIHCTNEMNVNIPQLADSLFERTTNTSWVVVFKSLITTHHLMVYGNERFVQYLASRNTLFNLSNFLDKSGLQGYDMSTFIRRYSRYLNEKAVSYRQVAFDFTKVKRGVDGVMRTMNTEKLLKTIPIIQNQMDALLDFNVNANELTNGVINAAFMLLFKDSIRLFAAYNEGIINLLEKYFDMKKTQCKEGLDIYKKFLTRMTRISEFLKVAEQVGIDRGDIPDLSQAPSSLLEALEQHLASLEGKKVKDSTAASRASTLSNAVSSLASTGMSFTKVDEREKQAALEEEQARLKALKEQRLKELSKRPSFSTTDTSPISTTGGTISTAPAIDLFSTPSCSNGAVKMENDLFDLQSTFQPSMHSGATGLPAATAWADPFTSAEAGDDSMPNLNPFLSKLVVDATHLPVVSSDGVSFSSRTSAHEMFGGYSAPQAPPQQPAGALQVDFESVFGNKASGSSSLNSDDITGGILKPTLAGSNLASNQLPEKLVSDDLDSSLANLVGNLGIGNGTMKNDIHWSQPGEKRMTGGTNWQPKAAPTTTWNPVSMAPSIMAFPATTPTGMMGYSMPPQMSTMGMMNPPTMMYTQPVMRPPNPFGSVSSAQPSAASSPSSQSPLRAPGQDPFAHLSLKDFL, encoded by the exons ATGTCGGGACAGAGTATTACGGACCGGATAACTGCCGCCCAGCACAGTGTAACGGGATCCGCTGTGTCGAAAACAGTTTGCAAGGCAACCACGCACGAAATTATGGGGCCGAAAAAGAAACACTTGGATT atttgaTCCATTGCACCAATGAGATGAACGTGAATATTCCCCAACTGGCTGACTCGCTGTTTGAGAGGACCACCAACACCAGCTGGGTTGTAGTGTTCAAGTCCCTTATCACTACACACCACCTCATGGTCTATGGCAACGAG CGCTTCGTCCAATACTTGGCTTCAAGGAATACACTCTTCAACCTCAGTAATTTTTTGGACAAAAGCGGGTTACAAG GTTATGACATGTCCACGTTTATCAGGAGATATAGTCGTTACCTAAACGAGAAAGCTGTGTCATACAGACAGGTTGCCTTTGACTTCACAAAAGTTAAGCGTGG TGTGGACGGTGTAATGAGGACCATGAACACAGAGAAGCTGCTCAAGACTATTCCTATTATCCAGAACCAGATGGATGCTCTTCTCGATTTTAAT GTCAATGCCAATGAGCTGACTAACGGGGTCATCAATGCCGCTTTCATGCTCCTCTTCAAAGACTCCATCAGGCTTTTTGCTGCTTATAATGAAGGGATTATCAACCTGCTCG AGAAATATTTTGACATGAAGAAGACTCAGTGTAAAGAAGGTTTGGACATTTACAAGAAGTTTCTTACCCGAATGACCCGGATATCTGAGTTTCTAAAAGTAGCAGAG CAGGTGGGAATTGATCGAGGTGACATTCCAGACCTTTCACAG GCACCCAGCAGCCTTCTTGAAGCTCTGGAGCAACATTTGGCCTCTCTAGAAGGCAAAAAAGTCAAAGACTCCACTGCAGCCAGCAG ggcCAGCACTCTGTCAAATGCTGTGTCATCACTGGCCAGCACAGGGATGTCTTTCACTAAAGTGGATGAGCGGGAGAAGCAGGCAGCTCTCGAAGAGGAACAGGCTCGACTCAAAGCACTCAAG GAGCAGAGACTCAAAGAGCTCTCCAAGAGGCCATCTTTTTCCACCACAGACACATCCCCAATCTCCACCACTGGAGGCACCATCAGCACAGCTCCTGCCATCGACCTCTTCTCCACACCCAGCTGCTCCAACGG CGCAGTGAAGATGGAGAACGACCTCTTTGACCTGCAGTCCACCTTCCAGCCCTCCATGCACTCGGGCGCCACAGGGCTTCCAGCAGCTACAGCATGGGCAG ATCCTTTCACATCTGCCGAAGCCGGAGATGATTCCATGCCAAACCTTAACCCTTTCCTCTCAAAACTCGTTGTCGATGCCACTCACTTACCTGTCGTGTCTTCAGACGGTGTTAGCTTTTCCTCTAGGACATCTGCTCATGAAATGTTTGGTG GATACTCGGCGCCACAGGCCCCTCCGCAGCAGCCGGCAGGTGCACTCCAGGTGGACTTTGAGTCCGTTTTTGGAAATAAGGCCAGCGGGAGCAGTAGCCTCAACTCGGATG ATATTACTGGAGGCATCCTGAAACCGACTCTTGCTGGCTCCAACCTGGCGTCCAATCAGCTGCCTGAGAAGCTGGTGTCTGACGACCTTGACTCTTCCCTGGCAAACCTTGTTGGCA ACTTGGGCATCGGAAACGGCACAATGAAGAA TGACATCCACTGGAGCCAGCCAGGGGAGAAGAGGATGACCGGCGGCACCAACTGGCAGCCCAAAGCGGCACCGACCACGACCTGGAACCCTGTCTCCATG GCTCCATCAATCATGGCATTCCCTGCCACCACACCCACAGGCATGATGGGATACAGCATG CCTCCACAAATGAGCACGATGGGGATGATGAATCCTCCCACTATGATGTACACCCAGCCCGTCATGAGGCCACCCAACCCCTTTGGCTCTGTGTCCAGCGCTCAG CCCTCTGCAGCCTCTAGTCCTTCCAGCCAGAGTCCTCTCCGAGCCCCTGGACAGGACCCGTTTGCACACCTCTCTCTGAAGGATTTCTTGTAG